CATGGAAATAAGAAGGATAATATCAGAAATATCAAGACATGTAAGCGTTTTCATATCGAAACCACTGCTCGTGTCAACAATAACGTAAGAAAACATCTCTTTAAGCATACTGAGAACAGAAGTTATGTCTTCTGAAGAAATTTCTTCCGCTTGTTCTAGGTTTGGAGGGTCTGCAAGAATATAAAGTTCTTTGTTTTTATACTGTTCAAGTGAACTTAAAAGGAAGGCTTCATCGATTCTGCTTATATGTGTTATTACATAAGAAATATCAAAAGAAGGGGTTATATCCAGAAAGGTTGTAATATCTCCGAGTTGAAGGTTTAAATCCACCAGACAGACTCTTTCTCCTGTCGTTTCGGATATTTTTAATGCCAAATTGGTAGCTATAGTTGTTTTTCCTATGCCGCCTTTGTTGCTGAATACTGAAATTATTTGTCCTGCAGTTCTTCCTTCATGGTTTTCAAGCAGCATTTTTATTTTTTTTAGTGCTGTACTCAGGTCTTCAAGCATAACAGGTTTTGTCAAAAATTCTCTTGCGCCAGCTCTCATTGACCTTAAAACAAGCTCTGTATTTACGTTTTCTGAAGAAACCAATATTACACAATTTTTGTTTTTTAAAGTTATTTTTTCTATTATTTCTATGCTCAAATCTGCATTTTCGGAGAGATCTATAAATACAATATGAGGTTTTTCCTGAATGATTGCGGAGTATCCTGCAAGTAGGTCATCAAATTCGCCAATAACGTCAATTTGGTGAAATTGCTCAAGGAGAACGATAAGTTCATCTCTTGAGTCAGAATTGCTGTCAATAATTATCATATCTAAATTAGCCATTATCAGACCCCGTTTACAACATCATCAGGTTTTATTATTGTTGGAGTTACGAATATCATCAGTTCAGTTTCGTCTTTATTATATGTGGAATTATTCAATAAGTTTCCGATTATAGGAAGATTGCTAAGATATGGGATTTTTGTTTTTTGCAAATTTGATTTTTTTTGAATCAATCCACCGATAACCATTGTCTGATTATCTTCAAGTTCAACAGTGGTATCTGTTTTTCTTGTTGTAAATCCATAAATAGGGAATCCGTCTACAGTTGATATTGCAGAAGCACTGGGTTGATTAATTTCAGGAGCTATTTTTAATAAAATTCTTCCTGATTGCTCTAGTATTGTTGGGGTAAAAGAGACATTTATTCCGGAATCCTTATATTCAATGATTAATCCACCATATTCATCTCTGCCTTTGACTACAGGTATTTGTTCCCCTGCATTAAAAGTTGCTGCCTGCCCGTTTATTGCCATAAGTTTAGGCTCTGCAAGTATACTGATGATCCCTTCGGTTTCAGCTACCTTAAAAACTTGTGCTGTTTGATCATTACCTGTGATGTTCCATCTCCAGAAAGTAAAGCCGTTGCCATCAGGAAATGTTGTTTGGGTATTTTTTATTGAGCCTCCTGTCATATTAAGAAGATTTTGTATTATACTTACTGCATCATTGCCATTGACTCTTGTACTAGTTAAAGGGTCAATGGCAGAGACATCAACGCCAAACGTTTTTGTCATATAATCATTTGACAGAGGACCTTTTAAGTAATTTGAAGTTTTGTTTTTAACCTTTGTTCTGTTGATTTCAACTATTTTGAGCGAAAGCATAATCTGTGGAGTAAGGGCTTCAGTATTGTCAATTAGTGTATAGCCGTAAGCTGTAACAAGATTTTTAATTTTATCTCTTGTTATGGTAGAAGAAATACGCCCTGAAATAGCAACTTTCATTCCGGTTTGACTGCCGGAGTTAATAAAATCAATTTTAATATCATCATCAGGTGCTATTTTTTTAATTTCCTTAACAAAGTTTATTGAATCATTCTGCACAAAAAGATTGAACATAATTGGATTACCGGTTTCTCCCCAGATTATAAGAGAAGTTTCACCGCCTGCTTTCCCGTTAACAAGCATTTCTTTTGGAGAAATTATGACAAGATCAGCAAGATTCGGATCTGTTATAGAAATTCGTTTAATAGGTTCATCAAATCTTATTAATTGGGACTTGCCGACAATCGCTTTTAACTCGGAAACGCCGCCCTTTAACTGTGTAGTTTTATTAGTTTCGGTTACAGTGAGGTTCTTTTCGAGTTTTTTAGTTATTGCTTGTGTTTTATAAATATTATTTTTGTCATTTTTTAATATCTGATTATTAATAGGAGTCGGATTTGACGGAAGTTCTCTTATTTTAGGGATTTCTTGAGCAAAAGAGGCAGACGAGAGAGCAAGCATTATTATTAATAAAATAAAAGACCTGCATTGTAGACCAAACTGATTCTTCAGGCTAAAGCCCTCTGAATGACAGTTTATAAATTTTAACAGCTTGAACAACATACTTTATTAATTTCTCCTAGTTTAGCCCCTTAAGAAGTTCTTTTATATCTTTATTAGAAGAGGTGCTTGCAGGACTTTTTCTTGTATCATTAAAGGAAACTTGTCTTTTATTATTTGCTTCAATAACTTCTACTTCAATTTTGGGCTGTTCAACAGGAATATTTTTAGGGCTGACAACTCCCGGCAGCGAAGGCAGTTTTCCTGTTCCTGATGGAGGAGGCGGCAACAGCGAGCTTATTTCCGAAGGAAGTTTACGAATAGAAGAAGATGATGAAGAGAATGATGATGAGGATTGTTTAATTATTTTATCATCATTTCTTCCTCTTGTTATAACTTGTAATTTTCCTTCAATCATTGCAAAGATTATTTTTTTTGCGGTTTCTACAGGTACAAGTATAGTTATTCCCAGAGCTTTATCGGCACTGGTACTTTTTATTCCCGCAGAAGACGGGGATATTGTTGTATTAGATTCTGGCGAAGCAGTTGTATCGTCTATCGGTGCCAATTGCGCAGGGGCAAGAGGTGTGGAAGAGTCAGATGGCTTTGGTGGCTCAGGTGCTTTAGCTGTTGTTTCTTTTGGGGTTGTTTCTTTTGCGGAATAGTCTACAGTTGTTTCCAGTGCTATTATTTTTATATTTTGCGCAATAAATTCAGGCGGTGATTTTATTGAAATAAGGTCGATTTTTGAGCCTATGTATATATAAGAAGCCAGTCCTTGAATTAATGAAGTCGGAATAGTAATTGCACGCATGCCCGAAGGAATATTTAATGAATGTTCTGACATAGCAAGGATGTCTTCATTAGTAACGATTTTTCCGGCAAGAATATCCTGAGCTGCTATTTTTCCCAGTACAAAATTTTCGTTAAAAAAGAAACTTGGAGGTAGTTCATTTTTTTTATATTCTTTTTTTTCAATTTTATTAAGAGTAATAATTTCACCGGATTTTATATCTGTTTTTGCTAAAATAACACTTGTTGTTTCATTTTCCGGAACTGTTGCAGTTGTTTGTGACTGCATAGTAGCGAGAGCAGCAGCTTGTTGCTTGGCAATAGATGCTTCTAATGATGCTTTTTGGCTATTCATCATGTTAAAAACGCCGGCAGTTGCTATTAACCCGAGAGTTATAGCAATAAGCAACTTTTTCTTATTCTTTTTTGAGCGCATCTCTCTCATACCCTTATTTCTAACTCTCTCAGTATAGTTTGTCGGATTATTTTTACAAAACTTTAGTTTTTAATAGCTTATTGAGTGAAAAATAGTATATTTACCCGACTTAAATTTAAAATATATAATTTTATAAAATCAAACCTATTTTAAATATTTTTTATTATTTATTGATTTTAATTACAAATAGTATGAAAATAGACTTGAAAATATTTTTATCAAAAGGAATAAAATATGTCAGAAAATACAAATTTAATAAAAATAAATCTTCCTGACGGCTCTTCAATGGAAATTGCCCAAAATTCCACCGTGGCAGATCTTGCCTGCAAAATCAGTGAAGGACTCGGAAGAGTGGCCATTGCCGCTAAAATAAACGGAGATGTTGTTGATTTAAATACAATTCTAAAAAACGGTGACAGCATAAAGATTTTAACTTCAAAAGATATTGAAACGCTTGATATTTTAAGACATAGTACAGCTCATGTTATGGCTCAGGCTGTTCAAAGAATTTATCCAAATGCAAAGATTGCAATCGGACCTACCATCGAAAACGGCTTTTATTATGATTTTGATATTCCTGACACTTCTCTTAGTGTAGAGGATCTTTCCAAAATCGAAGAGCAGATGAATATTATTATCAAAGAAAATCAAACTTTTGAACGGCATGAAATAGTAAATGTGCAGGAACAAATAACGAATTTTAGAGAAAAAGGCGAGATTTATAAAATAGAATTGCTTATGGAATACGCTTCGCAGAACCCCACACTTTATCTTGGCAGGGATAAAGATAAAAATATAGTATGGAACGATTTTTGTCGTGGTCCGCATATCCCCGGCACCAAATTTATAAAAGCATTCAAGCTTTTAAGCGTGGCAGGTGCTTATTGGCGCGGAGATGAAAAAAATAAAATGCTTCAAAGGATTTATGCTACAGCTTTTTGGACAAAAGATGAACTTAATGAATATCTTACAAGGATTGAAGAAGCAGAAAAAAGAGATCACAGAAAGCTTGGTACACAACTTGATTTGTTCAGCATAAGAGAAGAAGTCGGTGCAGGACTAGTGTTGTGGCATCCAAATTTAAGCGTAGTCAGACAAATGATCGAAGATCACTGGCGTTATGAACACAGGAAAAGAGGCTATGACATAGTTTATACTCCTCATATTGCAAAATCTAATCTCTGGGATATTTCAGGACATAATGAGCATTTTAGAGAGAATATGTTTTACATGCAGGTGGAAGAACAAGATTATGTGCTAAAACCAATGAACTGCCCCTTCCATATTCTTATATATCAAGCAAAAAGATATTCCTACAGAAGTCTTCCTCTCAGAATGGCAGAACTTGGAACAGTTTATAGAAATGAAAGATCTGGTGCAC
This DNA window, taken from bacterium, encodes the following:
- a CDS encoding AAA family ATPase, whose translation is MANLDMIIIDSNSDSRDELIVLLEQFHQIDVIGEFDDLLAGYSAIIQEKPHIVFIDLSENADLSIEIIEKITLKNKNCVILVSSENVNTELVLRSMRAGAREFLTKPVMLEDLSTALKKIKMLLENHEGRTAGQIISVFSNKGGIGKTTIATNLALKISETTGERVCLVDLNLQLGDITTFLDITPSFDISYVITHISRIDEAFLLSSLEQYKNKELYILADPPNLEQAEEISSEDITSVLSMLKEMFSYVIVDTSSGFDMKTLTCLDISDIILLISMVNLPSIRNCQRCMDLFHRLEYQTNKIKLVVNRYIEDEEITIDDIEDALEHEVYWKIPNNYFAVMSAINKGIPISSIAPDSNIDLSFTELAGKITDSIMILDQPTKASNANLKLPFGLNLDTFKNFKLFNK
- a CDS encoding pilus assembly protein N-terminal domain-containing protein; protein product: MLFKLLKFINCHSEGFSLKNQFGLQCRSFILLIIMLALSSASFAQEIPKIRELPSNPTPINNQILKNDKNNIYKTQAITKKLEKNLTVTETNKTTQLKGGVSELKAIVGKSQLIRFDEPIKRISITDPNLADLVIISPKEMLVNGKAGGETSLIIWGETGNPIMFNLFVQNDSINFVKEIKKIAPDDDIKIDFINSGSQTGMKVAISGRISSTITRDKIKNLVTAYGYTLIDNTEALTPQIMLSLKIVEINRTKVKNKTSNYLKGPLSNDYMTKTFGVDVSAIDPLTSTRVNGNDAVSIIQNLLNMTGGSIKNTQTTFPDGNGFTFWRWNITGNDQTAQVFKVAETEGIISILAEPKLMAINGQAATFNAGEQIPVVKGRDEYGGLIIEYKDSGINVSFTPTILEQSGRILLKIAPEINQPSASAISTVDGFPIYGFTTRKTDTTVELEDNQTMVIGGLIQKKSNLQKTKIPYLSNLPIIGNLLNNSTYNKDETELMIFVTPTIIKPDDVVNGV
- the cpaB gene encoding Flp pilus assembly protein CpaB, producing MRSKKNKKKLLIAITLGLIATAGVFNMMNSQKASLEASIAKQQAAALATMQSQTTATVPENETTSVILAKTDIKSGEIITLNKIEKKEYKKNELPPSFFFNENFVLGKIAAQDILAGKIVTNEDILAMSEHSLNIPSGMRAITIPTSLIQGLASYIYIGSKIDLISIKSPPEFIAQNIKIIALETTVDYSAKETTPKETTAKAPEPPKPSDSSTPLAPAQLAPIDDTTASPESNTTISPSSAGIKSTSADKALGITILVPVETAKKIIFAMIEGKLQVITRGRNDDKIIKQSSSSFSSSSSSIRKLPSEISSLLPPPPSGTGKLPSLPGVVSPKNIPVEQPKIEVEVIEANNKRQVSFNDTRKSPASTSSNKDIKELLKGLN
- the thrS gene encoding threonine--tRNA ligase gives rise to the protein MSENTNLIKINLPDGSSMEIAQNSTVADLACKISEGLGRVAIAAKINGDVVDLNTILKNGDSIKILTSKDIETLDILRHSTAHVMAQAVQRIYPNAKIAIGPTIENGFYYDFDIPDTSLSVEDLSKIEEQMNIIIKENQTFERHEIVNVQEQITNFREKGEIYKIELLMEYASQNPTLYLGRDKDKNIVWNDFCRGPHIPGTKFIKAFKLLSVAGAYWRGDEKNKMLQRIYATAFWTKDELNEYLTRIEEAEKRDHRKLGTQLDLFSIREEVGAGLVLWHPNLSVVRQMIEDHWRYEHRKRGYDIVYTPHIAKSNLWDISGHNEHFRENMFYMQVEEQDYVLKPMNCPFHILIYQAKRYSYRSLPLRMAELGTVYRNERSGALHGMTRVKGFTQDDAHIFCTQDQFVDEINRIIEFIDDTLTMFGMTYEVELSTRPEGFAGTIEIWDKAETGLKKALEDKKLSYVINEGDGAFYGPKIDFKLKDAIGRTWQGATIQLDFNLPIRFNLKYTEKDGSMQTPVMIHRVIFGTMERFIGILIEHYAGAFPAWLAPQQAVVIPIADRHTEFAQSIYEKLKEADLRVELDDRSESMNYKIREAQNRKIPYMLVIGDKEIEANSVAVRARLKGDIGTKNIDDFINSLNKEIKTKGKETV